A genomic segment from Bufo bufo chromosome 8, aBufBuf1.1, whole genome shotgun sequence encodes:
- the ZC4H2 gene encoding zinc finger C4H2 domain-containing protein translates to MGDEQEIMCKLESIKEIRNKTLQMEKIKARLKSEFDSLESEERHLKEYKQEMDLLLQEKMAHVEELRLIHADINVMENTIKQSENDLNKLLESTRRLHEEYKPLKEHVDALRMTLGLQRLPDLCEEEEKLSLDYFEKQKAEWQTEPQEPPIPESLAAAAAAAQQLQVARKQDTRQTATFRQQPPPMKACLSCHQQIHRNAPICPLCKAKSRSRNPKKPKRKQDE, encoded by the exons ATGGGCGACGAGCAGGAGATCATGTGCAAGCTGGAGAGCATCAAGGAGATCAG GAACAAGACTCTTCAGATGGAGAAGATAAAGGCTCGCTTGAAGTCAGAGTTTGACTCTCTGGAGTCGGAGGAGAGGCACCTGAAGGAGTATAAGCAAGAAATGGATCTTCTACTTCAGGAAAAAATGGCTCATGTAGAAGAGCTGAGGCTTATACATGCTGATATCAATGTG ATGGAAAACACAATCAAGCAGTCTGAGAATGACCTGAACAAACTGCTAGAGTCCACCCGACGCCTACATGAAGAATACAAACCTTTGAAAGAGCATGTAGATGCCCTGAGAATGACTCTTGGTCTACAGAGGCTTCCGGACCTGTGTGAAGAAGAGGAAAAGCTGTCTCTGGA CTATTTTGAAAAACAGAAAGCCGAGTGGCAAACAGAACCACAGGAGCCACCTATACCAGAATCCCTGGCAGCAGCAGCCGCAGCTGCCCAGCAGCTACAAGTAGCCAGAAAGCAGGATACCAGACAGACAGCTACATTCCGCCAGCAGCCGCCTCCAATGAAG GCCTGCTTGTCTTGTCACCAGCAGATCCATCGCAATGCCCCCATTTGCCCACTCTGCAAAGCAAAGAGTCGGTCTCGAAATCCAAAGAAGCCAAAACGGAAGCAAGATGAATAG